A region of Stigmatopora nigra isolate UIUO_SnigA chromosome 6, RoL_Snig_1.1, whole genome shotgun sequence DNA encodes the following proteins:
- the akap8l gene encoding A-kinase anchor protein 8-like — MEGRNYSSGFSNWGNGGGSGNRGSGNYDVFAGNYKNSMSNYGGYGGGNSKRNITGSSIHHQKITHADEVIAKINQRLDMLTQLEGGMKGARNDRFGQFESFDSLSSSSRDLFRSGGGSYGCDDGRGDNMLLGQRGGSGFGGGMGQGGGSGFNSLPSSYGVAKMRQNMRDSFGSGSGGGGWANRSPRRGGNTQGRESGGGGFGGYRSDHMPMSGGGRGGGRGGGPSPGRGRGKLPSLLSNRMYPEGGGFHQGASQGPHNFPGRHFGGGPWAGRQRGRKRPLNKQPPKPQNDNQKKRKQMATPADEPESKMNKTESTDSNGKPIKKDDNSDATEPTADSEIADGESGGAKQDEGSETAEQDKLFPPHPSGKFSKAKKKRGFQERVMFACSVCKFRSFYKKDMLRHLESRFHKEHFKFLTAQLSKPTTDFLQEYLTNKFEKTDHMIKQLDSHSSSICQMYRDQDLTKDIDMEHFLKKVEAAHCSACDIFIPMEHYLIQKHIKSHDHNYNRKGMMEQSKRASLSVARSILNHRVIGKKLESYLKGENPFTGNREDEGEFDCILVEATEDEQPAVTDTREECEAVADEAEQAIQLECEADAVQEVIILDDEVKEERLEEEQKDQGEEQKEEGLPDEEDGEEGFEVGEDEDDEEGYVVHDVIDEEEGAEVCAAVVDEDELLKESE; from the exons ATGGAAGGCAGAAACTACAGTTCGg GTTTTTCCAATTGGGGTAATGGAGGAGGGTCTGGAAACAGAG GTTCGGGGAACTATGATGTATTTGCTGGAAATTATAAAAATTCCATGTCGAATTACGGAGGCTACGGAGGCGGCAATTCCAAGAGAAACATCACTggttcatccattcatcaccAAAAGATAACACATGCCGATGAAGTCATTGCCAAGATTAATCAACGATTGGACATGCTCACTCAGTTGGAGGGTGGCATGAAAGGGGCCCGGAATGACAG GTTTGGCCAGTTCGAGTCTTTCGACtcactctcctcctcctcccgagATCTCTTCAGATCCGGTGGCGGTAGCTATGGTTGCGATGATGGCCGCGGTGACAACATGCTGTTGGGCCAGCGAGGAGGCTCGGGCTTCGGGGGTGGCATGGGCCAAGGTGGCGGGAGTGGCTTTAACAGCCTCCCCTCTTCCTATGGAGTCGCCAAAATGCGACAAAATATGAGGGACTCCTTCGGCAGTGGCTCTGGCGGGGGAGGATGGGCAAATCGTTCCCCCAGAAGGGGTGGAAATACCCAGGGTCGAGAATCTGGCGGAGGAGGGTTTGGGGGCTACAGGTCCGACCACATGCCCATGAGCGGAGGTGGGCGAGGGGGCGGCCGAGGAGGCGGTCCCTCCCCGGGCCGCGGTCGAGGCAAGCTCCCATCCCTGCTGTCCAACCGCATGTACCCAGAAGGTGGAGGTTTCCACCAGGGTGCCTCCCAAGGGCCCCACAACTTTCCAGGGAGGCATTTTGGAGGGGGCCCCTGGGCCGGCCGACAGCGAGGCCGCAAGAGGCCCCTCAACAAA CAGCCACCAAAACCACAAAATGACAACCAGAAGAAGAGAAAGCAAATGGCAACTCCTGCTGATGAGCCCGAGAGTAAAATGAACAAGACTGAAAGCACCGACTCTAATG GAAAGCCAATCAAAAAGGACGACAACAGTGATGCAACAGAGCCTACTGCCGATTCA GAGATTGCTGATGGAGAATCTG GTGGAGCAAAACAAGACGAAGGTAGCGAGACGGCGGAACAGGACAAACTATTTCCTCCACATCCTTCGGGCAAGTTttcaaaagccaaaaaaaagcgGGGCTTTCAGGAAAG GGTGATGTTTGCTTGCTCTGTCTGCAAGTTCCGATCATTTTACAAGAAAGATATGCTACGCCATTTGGAAAGTCGCTTCCACAAGGAACACTTCAAGTTTCTTACGGCCCAACTTTCCAAGCCGACCACTGATTTCCTACAG GAGTACTTAACGAACAAGTTTGAAAAAACGGACCACATGATCAAGCAATTGGACAGTCACAGTTCTTCCATCTGCCAGATGTACAGAGATCAGGACCTCACAAAAG ATATCGACATGGAACACTTTTTGAAAAAAGTTGAAGCTGCACACTGCAGTGCCTGTGACATCTTTATTCCCATGGAACATTACCTGattcaaaaacacattaaatccCACGACCACAACTACAATCGCAAG GGAATGATGGAACAGTCGAAGAGGGCCAGCTTGTCTGTTGCTCGTAGCATTCTAAACCACAGAGTCATTGGAAAGAAGCTGGAATCCTACTTGAAG GGAGAAAATCCATTTACTGGGAACCGGGAGGACGAGGGCGAATTTGATTGCATTTTGGTGGAAGCAACGGAAGACGAGCAACCGGCCGTCACTGACACTAGGGAGGAGTGTGAGGCAGTAGCCGATGAGGCGGAGCAAGCCATCCAGCTTGAGTGTGAGGCGGATGCCGTCCAAGAAGTGATAATTCTGGACGATGAGGTTAAGGAAGAACGTTTGGAGGAGGAGCAAAAGGACCAAGGGGAGGAGCAAAAGGAGGAGGGGTTACCGGATGAAGAGGATGGGGAAGAAGGTTTTGAAGTCGGAGAGGATGAAGATGACGAAGAGGGATATGTGGTCCACGATGTCATTGATGAAGAGGAAGGAGCTGAGGTTTGTGCTGCGGTTGTAGATGAAGATGAGCTCCTCAAAGAATCAGAGTAA